In the genome of Oscarella lobularis chromosome 1, ooOscLobu1.1, whole genome shotgun sequence, one region contains:
- the LOC136188734 gene encoding uncharacterized protein, with amino-acid sequence MVSSCLLSSVPLCMAMLLLKPSVLFAALEFIDDPSKAFRGGYVYIPPDGHGDLIVVCTTNERSTIAWLSGGVVVPAILNVTQTTDRKSVLYAKGVGNGGANFAVRSALLGPSFTCEALSYDQRETARSGTFRFALGVVPKLAFRPLPYVTAIEGEMVNFTCAYNTSIQPLPHLIRWNRGSGASQSLANFRFYSTLSIQANRSNAGEYQCTTSNIFGIAVATTTLIVNYSPTLLYAVSNYRFQVGAPFTVLLSVDAQPPANVILIKGTSVINSTSQSNVLYYTEAKARKAMAGIYFVMAINNVGTYRETFNITIDDEAGSESPSPTWTKEAPEDKSFSAGIITAIVVPATLVAIVLLVSLIYFCVYRNKKVESIKTDAKEFPVYADVSRPKENIQMKPSHLYETRKMIHMTSNSGYETTASQ; translated from the exons ATGGTCAGCTCGTGCCTGCTCTCGTCAGTGCCTCTGTGCATGGCTATGTTGCTGCTGAAACCTAGCGTATTATTTG ccGCTCTCGAGTTTATAGACGATCCTTCGAAGGCATTTCGGGGTGGATACGTTTATATTCCTCCGGATGGTCACGGTGATCTGATCGTCGTTTGTACCACAAACGAAAGGTCGACCATCGCTTGGTTGTCCGGGGGTGTGGTTGTGCCAGCCATCTTGAATGTCACACAGACAACTGACAGGAAAAGCGTTCTCTACGCAAAAGGCGTCGGTAACGGCGGCGCTAACTTCGCAGTGCGTAGCGCTCTCTTAGGACCTTCATTCACTTGCGAGGCACTCAGCTATGACCAGAGGGAAACAGCGAGGAGCGGAACGTTTCGATTTGCGTTGGGAG TCGTACCAAAGCTGGCgtttcgtcctcttccttaCGTAACGGCAATCGAAGGGGAAATGGTTAACTTTACTTGCGCATATAATACTTCCATTCAACCACTTCCTCACCTAATCCGTTGGAATCGCGGAAGTGGTGCATCACAATCTCTTGCGAATTTTCGATTTTACAGCACGTTGTCCATACAAGCCAATCGAAGCAATGCTGGGGAGTATCAATGTACTACGAGCAATATCTTTGGAATTGCAGTGGCAACAACGACACTCATAGTTAACT ATTCTCCTACTCTTTTGTACGCTGTATCAAATTACAGATTTCAAGTCGGCGCTCCATTTACAGTTCTCTTATCTGTGGATGCTCAGCCACCAGCAAACGTTATTCTCATCAAGGGCACTTCAGTCATCAATTCAACGTCACAGAGCAACGTACTATACTACACAGAAGCAAAAGCTAGAAAAGCAATGGCAGGCATATATTTCGTGATGGCAATCAACAACGTTGGAACGTATAGGGAAACGTTTAATATTACTATCGATGATGAAG CTGGTTCTGAAAGCCCGTCACCAACTTGGACTAAAGAGGCTCCTGAAGATAAGA GCTTTTCCGCTGGCATTATTACAGCCATCGTGGTTCCAGCCACTCTCGTAGCGATCGTTCTCCTTGTCAGTCTTATTTACTTTTGCGTTTATCGCAACAAAAAAG TTGAAAGTATAAAGACTGACGCAAAAGAATTTCCCGTCTATGCAGATGTCTCACGGCCAAAGGAAAACATTCAGATGAAGCCTTCTCATCTTTATGAAACGAGAAAGATGATTCATATGACTTCTAATAGTGGATACGAAACCACGGCAAGTCAATAA
- the LOC136190626 gene encoding protein turtle homolog B-like produces the protein MRQDTITFLCELLLTATVVRSAPVFTVSPQAIEYISPSRSFDVVCTTQDPSSITWHENDVNKTLITSKFTVTKMSDRSHLADAISLTLGELNAGRFCRATDTSDSSIADSAVFTLIQGAAPTIGTAPTNLTEDVEGNEVTLACSFGAILPLGDIFWKFTANRTTKSVDEGKNTTGTPANDLVLSNIQRNQAGTYTCYLRNEFGSVSASAVVTVLYKPTVTVSFIPSSMVKKGSSVTVTCHFDSFPVATVHSLFRNGVVIPENSPTKAPSNTQAETIKEWSYVITGSNETEGKYVCEANNTVGSGQSSEQELVVLLPPEAPTIVASDAFDVCWSAGFLGRPPITNFSLSCKSKVNGACSKKLADFDSEVPATNFTTVNNIAGVLCTNVSGPSADYMCTISANNGAFDVSTPPTDVSTRPGKPGPVQISDVTNVINTGFTLSWCVEFSGSTNPLTSTIIEGVSDDKARHSYDAQTQQGSTVVTGLEPNTTYTVQIRVANTLGAASNKMAPNTTCVPDVLNVTNANAVIDNQGRGTITFTDTRTGPCNSNNNYVIRNGDTMWKTVGVERQDNIVTITFEGDILSDGDNALTIAAKNGNDESQRSAAVSLQSTQEPTEGPVVGPTATNKPDNGDDGLSIGLIVAIIVPILLVAFFLLGIFIYLFICRGRKLEAGSEKDETGAPPIYAEPSIPQGSIPGGFPSPEKNVQMKSSRIYEMSKGVHMHPNKTYEDSSKL, from the exons ATGCGGCAAGACACAATCACCTTTCTCTGTGAGCTCCTGCTCACCGCAACAGTCGTTCGTTCAG CGCCTGTATTCACCGTGTCACCTCAAGCGATCGAGTACATCTCGCCgagtcgttctttcgacGTGGTGTGTACTACGCAGGATCCGTCGAGCATAACGTGgcacgagaacgacgtcaacaAAACTCTCATTACGTCCAAGTTCACTGTCACGAAGATGTCGGACAGAAGTCATCTCGCCGATGCAATCTCTTTGACGTTGGGCGAACTAAACGCAGGACGGTTCTGTCGAGCAACGGACACGAGCGACAGTTCGATCGCCGACAGCGCCGTGTTTACTCTGATACAAGGAG CGGCACCCACAATCGGCACCGCTCCCACAAATCTGACAGAAGACGTTGAAGGAAACGAAGTTACACTAGCATGCTCCTTTGGTGCGATATTACCACTTGGAGACATATTTTGGAAATTTACAGCAAATAGAACCACTAAAAGTGTTGATGAGGGGAAAAACACTACCGGAACTCCAGCCAATGATCTCGTGTTGTCAAACATACAAAGGAACCAAGCAGGAACATATACATGCTACTTGAGAAACGAATTTGGAAGCGTCTCTGCTTCAGCAGTCGTTACCGTACTAT ATAAGCCAACTGTCACCGTTAGCTTTATCCCGTCATCAATGGTGAAGAAAGGAAGCTCAGTTACTGTCACGTGTCATTTTGACTCTTTTCCTGTGGCAACTGTTCATTCCCTATTCAGGAATGGTGTAGTGATACCAGAGAATTCTCCCACTAAAGCTCCGTCAAACACACAAGCGGAAACTATAAAAGAGTGGAGCTACGTGATAACGGGATCAAATGAAACGGAAGGAAAGTACGTTTGTGAAGCTAATAATACAGTGGGCAGTGGACAAAGTTCAGAACAAGAGCTGGTTGTACTTC TTCCTCCTGAGGCTCCAACAATTGTTGCATCTGATGCATTTGATGTTTGCTGGTCAGCTGGATTTCTCGGTCGTCCGCCAATCACCAACTTCTCACTCTCATGCAAATCAAAAGTCAACGGTGCATGTAGCAAGAAACTAGCTGACTTCGATTCAGAAGTTCCAGCTACCAATTTCACAACGGTGAATAACATTGCAGGAGTTTTGTGCACAAACGTGTCAGGTCCAAGCGCTGACTACATGTGCACAATCAGCGCAAACAACGGAGCATTTGATGTGAGCACGCCGCCAACAGATGTCTCAACAAGACCAGGAA AACCTGGTCCTGTTCAAATTTCAGATGTCACAAACGTGATTAATACTGGGTTCACACTAAGTTGGTGCGTGGAATTTTCTGGCAGTACGAATCCCCTGACTTCAACTATAATTGAAGGAGTATCAGATGACAAAGCTAGGCATTCATATGACGCGCAGACGCAACAGGGGAGCACTGTTGTGACAGGACTAGAACCAAATACAACGTACACGGTACAAATCAGAGTGGCCAATACTCTTGGAGCAGCATCAAATAAAATGGCCCCGAACACCACCTGTG TTCCAGATGTTTTGAACGTGACTAATGCAAACGCTGTGATAGACAATCAGGGGAGGGGAACTATAACGTTTACGGATACGAGGACTGGTCCATGCAATTCAAACAATAACTACGTTATCAGAAACGGAGACACCATGTGGAAAACTGTAGGAGTAGAGCGACAAGACAACATTGTGACAATCACTTTTGAGGGAGATATTTTGTCTGATGGGGACAATGCGCTGACTATTGCCGCTAAGAATGGCAACGACGAGAGTCAACGGTCAGCTGCTGTTTCACTTCAATCCACACAGG AACCTACCGAAGGTCCGGTTGTTGGTCCAACAGCAACAAATAAACCTGACAATGGAGATGACG GTCTCTCTATCGGTCTCATTGTGGCCATCATTGTGCCAATCCTTCTCgtagcgttttttcttttgggaatttttatttaccttttcaTTTGCCGCGGAAGAAAACTTGAAG CTGGCAGTGAAAAGGACGAGACAGGTGCACCTCCTATTTATGCTGAACCTTCTATCCCCCAGGGCTCTATCCCTGGGGGATTCCCAAGTCcagagaaaaacgttcaaaTGAAGTCTTCTCGTATTTATGAAATGAGCAAAGGAGTTCACATGCATCCGAATAAAACATACGAAGATTCGTCAAAACTGTAG